The DNA sequence ACATCAGCGGCGCAAACATCCCGGTCAGCGGCGCCTGGGGAGTATAACGACGGCAATTGACTGAAAGAGGACGAAGTTCACGGGAAACTAAGAATGGCAGCGCAGGAAGATAAAACAAAAGCGATGGCGCTCGTCCACGAAGGCATGAATCACCAAATGGCTGGAGAATTGGATGACGCTATTGGTCTTTATAAGCGCTCCATTCACGTTCTCGAGCAGGGTCGACTTGCGGGCGAGGAGTGCCGAGAAGCCGATGGCGAGGATCGCGATGGGGATCGCGGACTCGATCCCCTGACCGAGCTTCAGGGCGATGTACGCCGCCGCCGCCGAAAACACCACCGTCATGGCCAGTCCGAACGCGATCGACCGGAGGGTGACCTCCGGCACCCGGCTCGTCGGGGGGATCAGCGGCACGTAGGTCTCGCCGGGCGCCAGCTCGCGGTAGGCGTTTTCCGGGAGGGACGCGGGCGCGGAAGACGTTGACGGGTCCACGCAGGTCCTCCTCCGGCCCGCGGGCGGCGGACCGAGCGGTGATTCTACGGCAGGCTTCGCGCGGCGCTTCGCTCAGTCCACCCGGAGGACGATCTTGCCGAAGTTCTCGTTGGCCTCCATGGCGGCGTGCGCCTGGGCGGCCGCCGCGAGGGGAAGGACGCGATCGATGACCGGCCGGAGCCGCCCGCTGGCGAGAAGAGGGACGACCCGGCGATCGAAAGCGCGGGCGAGGGCGATCTTCTCCTCGATCGGGCGGCTCCTGAGCACCGTCCCGACCACCGTGAGACGCTTCCGCATCAGGAGGGAAAGGTCCGCTTCGACGCGGCTTCCGCTCACGGTTCCGACCAGCACGATGCGCCCACCCGTGTCGAGCACCTCGAGGTTGACCCCCCAGGCGTCCGCGCCGAGGAGATCCACCACCAGGTCCACGCCCCCGCCCGCAGCGGCGCGGATCGATTCCGCCAGGCCCGGCGACGCCGGATCGAAGACCGGCGTCAGCCCCATCTCCTCGAGGCGGCGACGCTTATCGGCGGAGCGCGAGAGTGCGATCGCTCGCGCTCCTGCAACCCCGGCGATCTGCAGCGCCGCGGTCCCCACGCCCGACGCGGCGGCGTGCAGAAGCACCGTCCCGCCGGGACGGAGCCGGCCCCGCTCGAAGAGGGCATCGAAGGCGGTCATGAAGGCCTCGGGGACCGCCGCGGCCTCCTCCCATCCGAGCGTCGGCGGGATCCGGAGGCACATCCGCTCGTGGAGGGAGACCTTCTCGGCGTAACCACCTCCTCCCAGGAGGCCCATGACGCGGTCCCCGGGCCGAAGATCCACGACGCGCTCGCCGCGAGACTCGACCTCCCCGGCGAATTCGAGGCCGGGAATGTCCGCGGGAGCGCCGGGAGGCGCCGGATAGCGCCCGCGGCGCTGCAGCAGGTCCGCCCGGTTGAGCGCAGTGGCCCGTACCGCCACGCGCACCTCCTCGGGACCGTACGCGGGCTCCGGGACGTCGCGGAGCTCGAGCACCCCCGGCCCCCCGGGGCGCGATATGACGACGGCCCTCACGGGGTGGCACTTCGGACGACCGCACCGGGCCTGCGGATCGCCTCGAGGAGGACCACGGCGCGCGACGAGGATCTCAGGGTCGTCCGGTCCCGCACGTCGAAGCCCGCGGCGACCAGGGCGTTGCGGAGATCGGAGGCGCGACGGTATCCGAGGCGGTGGTGCGGCCGCCCGGGGAGGACCACCGAGAGGAAATCGAGGACCGCCGTCCACCGGAAGCGCGCCCCGGCCGCGGCGTCCGCCTCGCGCACCAGCAGGGTCGCCCCCGGCGAGAGGGCGCGGCCGAGCCGGCGCAGCAGCGCATCCTGGGACGGCGGCGGAAGGTAGCGCAGCACGTCCACCAGCAGGACGAGATCCGCGGAGGGCGGATCGAAGTCCCTGAGGTCGGTGGCGGCGAACGATGCGGCGGGGACGTCGTGCAACGCGTCGCGCGCGGCACGGACGTAACGTTCGGACACGTCCACGCCGAGGTAGGAGCGACCCGCCGCGAACCCGACCGGCGCGGCGGCCGCCAAGGCCGCCACGACGCCGCGGCCGCAGCCGAGGTCGAGGATCCGCCGGGCGCCGCCGAACGCCGGTTCCTCGAGGAGGAGCGGGAGGATCGGATCCCGCACGAGGGCGAATCGGGCCGCCTCCGCGTCCCGGATCGAGACGTCGAGGTATCGGCGGACGATCGTGTCCACAAGATCCTGGTACGTCGCCGGCAGACGACCCGCGCGGGCGATGAGCCATGCCGCGACGCCCAGCAGAACGGCGAGCCCCGTCCCGATGATCAGGCTGCCCGTGAAGAAGTCCCGGAAGAACCCCGCGACCCCTTCCTCGGCCACCTCCTTCATCGACAGACCCAGCCAGGCCTCCCGTAGGAGGCGATGCCCGACCTGGACCTCGGCGAAGATCAACGGCGGAGCGGTGAGAGGGTTGGCCAGGTTCGTGGCCGCGTAAACCAGGACCCGGTTCAGGCGAAAAACGGTGGCGAGCAGCACCGCGATCGCGAGATGCAGCCCCCAGAGCGGCGAGCATCCGACGAACACGCCGAGCGCCACCCCCATGGCCACCTTGCCGGGCGTCGTGTGCTCGGTCCGAAGGGTCATGTAGAGCCGCCTCAGCCAGCCCGCCTTCCTCCGCACCGAGGCCCCGGGTTTCGAAGGCTCCGAAGGGGGCTCCTCCGGGAGCCCGGCCAGCGTCCCTTTCACGACCGTCCCGCCTCCTTGAATCGGCCTGTAGCGTATCACCAGGAGTCCGGGGCTCACTTGTGGCACAATAGCGAGGTTCAATCGAGCGTCCCGTCCCGAGCGTTTGCCGGAAATCGCGCGGCGATCCGGTGAGACCCACGGCGACCGGATGTGGCTACGTGTCGAGAGGTATGCCGTGAGCGACGATCCGACCTTCACACCCGACTCCGATACCGGCTCGTTCGAGCCCCCGGCCCCGCCGCCCGAGAGCGACGGTGTGTCCGGGGCCGAGGCGGGGACCGCATCCGACGCGAAAGGCGTCGGCGGGCCGTTGGCCCACGAGGCGGAACTGCCCGCGGGCGCGGAGCCTAGGGCGACCTCCGACGCGCGTCCGGCTCAGGCGAAGCTGCCCCGCCGTAAACCCCGCGACCCTGCGGTGGCAAGGGCGTTCCGCGCGGGCTACCCGGTGGACGGCAAGGTCGAGAAGGTGATCAAGGGAGGGTACGAGGTCCAGGTGGGACGTTGTCGCGGCTTCTGTCCGCACTCCCAGATGGACCTTCACCGCGTCGACACGCCGGAGGAGCACCTCGGAAAGTCGTACAAGTTCCGGATCCTCCAGATGCGCCACGGCGGGGACGACGTGGTGGTGTCCCGGCGCGCGCTCCTCGAGGCGGACCGGGTCGAGGAGGCGAAGGCGGTTCGCGCGACCCTCATCGAGGGCACGATCACGGAGGGGCGCGTCGCGCGCCTCGCGGACTTCGGCGCGTTCGTGGATCTCGGCGCGGGGGTCACCGGCCTCGTTCACGTCTCGGAGATCGGGCTCGCGCGCGTCGTGAACGCGTCGGACGCGCTCACGGTGGGCGAGCGGGTCTCGGTCCGCGTCCTCAAGCTCGATGGCGAGACCGGGCGGATCTCCCTCAGCATCCGGCAGGCGCAGGACGACCCGTGGAAGGTCGTGGCGGACCGCTTCAAGGCGGGGCAGGTGTACCCCGGGACCGTGACCCGCCTCGCGGACTTCGGCGCGTTCATCGAGCTGACGGCCGGCGTCGAGGCGCTCGCATCCGCGAGGGAGTTCCCGCCTTCCGCCGCGGGCTGGAGGGACGGGCTCGAGCCGGGCACGGCGCTCGACTGGCTGGTGATCTCGGTGGACGCGGAGCACCGACGGATGAGCTTGGCGCCGGCCGTCGCCCAGGGGATTCCGTCCGCGCCGGTCCGCCTCGAACCCGGCTCGAAGCTCCACGGGAGGATCCAGAAGGTCGAGAAGTTCGGCGTCTTCGTCTGGCTCGGCCCCGGGCAGGTGGGTCTCGTCCCGAACGCCTGGACCGGCACCGCCCGCGGCACCGACCTCTCCCGGCAGTTCCCGGTCGGCAAGGAGGTCGAGGTCACTCTGGTCGAGGTCGCGGACGGCGGCCGCCGGATCCGGCTGACGATGGACGAGGCCGCGACCGCCGCGTCGGACGAGCCGGCGCCGCGCCGGCCCCATTCCCCCTCGGCGCGGCCGGACGCGAGGACCTCCGCGGCACCCAGGGAGCGGCACGAGCGCCAGGAGCAGGCGCCGGCGCAGCCCGCGGCCTCGTTCGGGACGAACCTCGGGGATGCGCTGAAGAGCGCGCTCGAGCGCAACCGCGGCCGCGACTCCTGATCCCGATCGAGTCCGTTCCTCCCCTCCGATTGCTCCTCGCGAACGATCGTTTTAAACTGGCGCTTCGTCCGGAGGGAGCGGAGGGAGCGTGGCCGTCCGAAGGGAAGCTCGTGCCAGGCCGCCCGCGGAGTCGAGGGACCGCCTCCTCGGCGCCGCCGAGCAGCTGTTCGCGGATCGGGGGTACTCCGCCGCATCCGTGCGCGGGATCACCACCGCCGCGGGATGCAACGTGGCGGCGGTGAACTACTACTTCGGGGGGAAGGACAGGCTGTACCGCGAGGTGTTCCGCCGCGGCCTCGCCGCGTTGCGCGCCCGCCGCATCGCGAGCATCAGACGCGCGATGGAGGACGCCGGGGACGGCGCCACTCTCGAGGGCCTGCTCGAGGCGTTCACGTCCGCGTTCCTGGAGCCGGCGGTGGCCCCGGCAGGCGGGGGTCGTTTCGCGGAGATCATCGCGCGGGAGTGGATGGATCCGCACCTTCCCCGCGACGTGTTCCGGAAGGAGCTGGTGGGGCCGGTTCGCGAGGCCCTCACCGACGCGATCCTGGCGACCTGCCCAGGACTCGATCGCTCGAAGGCGAACCTGTGTGTCCAGTCCATCGTGGCCCAGCTCGTCCAGGTGATCCAGCACCGACGCCTCTTCGGGACCCTCGGCGAATGGAGCCGGAATCCCCTGCGGCTGGAGGAGGTGGCCGAGCACATCGTACGCTTCTCGGCGGCCGGGACCCGCGCGTCCGCCGGGGATCGCCGCGGCGCTCCGGCCTCCTCGGGGAGAACGGGCGCGAGGCCGCGATGAACCGCAGAGCGATCGGAGGCCCGCGCATGCGATCCCACGTCGGAGCGCTCGTCCTGACCGCGGCGTTCGCCGTCCTCGCCGGGTGCGCCCACTCGATGTCCGAGATCCACGCGGGGCCCGGAACC is a window from the Terriglobia bacterium genome containing:
- a CDS encoding OPT/YSL family transporter — encoded protein: MDPSTSSAPASLPENAYRELAPGETYVPLIPPTSRVPEVTLRSIAFGLAMTVVFSAAAAYIALKLGQGIESAIPIAILAIGFSALLARKSTLLENVNGALIKTNSVIQFSSHLVIHAFVDERHRFCFIFLRCHS
- a CDS encoding NAD(P)H-quinone oxidoreductase produces the protein MRAVVISRPGGPGVLELRDVPEPAYGPEEVRVAVRATALNRADLLQRRGRYPAPPGAPADIPGLEFAGEVESRGERVVDLRPGDRVMGLLGGGGYAEKVSLHERMCLRIPPTLGWEEAAAVPEAFMTAFDALFERGRLRPGGTVLLHAAASGVGTAALQIAGVAGARAIALSRSADKRRRLEEMGLTPVFDPASPGLAESIRAAAGGGVDLVVDLLGADAWGVNLEVLDTGGRIVLVGTVSGSRVEADLSLLMRKRLTVVGTVLRSRPIEEKIALARAFDRRVVPLLASGRLRPVIDRVLPLAAAAQAHAAMEANENFGKIVLRVD
- a CDS encoding DUF2062 domain-containing protein; translated protein: MKGTLAGLPEEPPSEPSKPGASVRRKAGWLRRLYMTLRTEHTTPGKVAMGVALGVFVGCSPLWGLHLAIAVLLATVFRLNRVLVYAATNLANPLTAPPLIFAEVQVGHRLLREAWLGLSMKEVAEEGVAGFFRDFFTGSLIIGTGLAVLLGVAAWLIARAGRLPATYQDLVDTIVRRYLDVSIRDAEAARFALVRDPILPLLLEEPAFGGARRILDLGCGRGVVAALAAAAPVGFAAGRSYLGVDVSERYVRAARDALHDVPAASFAATDLRDFDPPSADLVLLVDVLRYLPPPSQDALLRRLGRALSPGATLLVREADAAAGARFRWTAVLDFLSVVLPGRPHHRLGYRRASDLRNALVAAGFDVRDRTTLRSSSRAVVLLEAIRRPGAVVRSATP
- a CDS encoding S1 RNA-binding domain-containing protein — translated: MSDDPTFTPDSDTGSFEPPAPPPESDGVSGAEAGTASDAKGVGGPLAHEAELPAGAEPRATSDARPAQAKLPRRKPRDPAVARAFRAGYPVDGKVEKVIKGGYEVQVGRCRGFCPHSQMDLHRVDTPEEHLGKSYKFRILQMRHGGDDVVVSRRALLEADRVEEAKAVRATLIEGTITEGRVARLADFGAFVDLGAGVTGLVHVSEIGLARVVNASDALTVGERVSVRVLKLDGETGRISLSIRQAQDDPWKVVADRFKAGQVYPGTVTRLADFGAFIELTAGVEALASAREFPPSAAGWRDGLEPGTALDWLVISVDAEHRRMSLAPAVAQGIPSAPVRLEPGSKLHGRIQKVEKFGVFVWLGPGQVGLVPNAWTGTARGTDLSRQFPVGKEVEVTLVEVADGGRRIRLTMDEAATAASDEPAPRRPHSPSARPDARTSAAPRERHERQEQAPAQPAASFGTNLGDALKSALERNRGRDS
- a CDS encoding CerR family C-terminal domain-containing protein, translated to MAVRREARARPPAESRDRLLGAAEQLFADRGYSAASVRGITTAAGCNVAAVNYYFGGKDRLYREVFRRGLAALRARRIASIRRAMEDAGDGATLEGLLEAFTSAFLEPAVAPAGGGRFAEIIAREWMDPHLPRDVFRKELVGPVREALTDAILATCPGLDRSKANLCVQSIVAQLVQVIQHRRLFGTLGEWSRNPLRLEEVAEHIVRFSAAGTRASAGDRRGAPASSGRTGARPR